One Nicotiana sylvestris chromosome 12, ASM39365v2, whole genome shotgun sequence genomic window carries:
- the LOC104215377 gene encoding protein NRT1/ PTR FAMILY 6.3-like: MALPETQQDSKALPDAWDYKGRPALRSSSGGWASGAMILGVEAVERLTTLGIAVNLVTYLTGTMHLGNATAANNVTNFLGTSFMLTLFGGFVADTFLGRYLTIGIFATVQAMGVTILTISTIIPSLRPPKCEQVGSSSCIPANSKQLMVLYIALYMTALGTGGLKSSVSGFGTDQFDDADKKEKGQMIKFFDWFFFFINVGSLGAVTVLVYIQDNLGREWGYGICACAIVIGLVVFLSGTRKYRFKKLVGSPLTQIASVIVVAWKKRHLELLSDSSLLFEIDDIFGEGNKKNKQKLPHSKEYRFLDKAAIKEDHDLESNGTNVVINKWKLATLTDVEEVKLLIRMLPTWATTIMFWTVYAQMTTFSVSQATTMDRHIGTFEIPPASLTVFFVGSILLTVIFYDRVIVPICRRFMNKPHGLTPLQRIFTGLVLSILAMIAAALTEVKRLKVAHLHGLTNDANATIPLSVFWLVPQFLLVGAGEAFTYIGQLDFFLRECPKGMKTMSTGLFLSTLALGFFFSSILVTIVHVVTGTTNPWLADNLNQGRLYDFYWLLAILSVLNLMFFLYFSRKYVYKEKRLAEMGIELEDDGPVCH; the protein is encoded by the exons ATGGCACTTCCTGAAACACAGCAAGATTCAAAAGCTTTACCAGATGCTTGGGATTACAAAGGAAGACCAGCTCTTAGATCCTCCTCTGGTGGTTGGGCTAGTGGTGCAATGATTTTAG GTGTTGAAGCTGTGGAGAGGCTAACAACACTAGGGATTGCTGTAAATTTGGTGACATATTTGACTGGAACTATGCATTTAGGGAATGCTACTGCAGCCAACAATGTTACCAATTTTCTTGGAACTTCTTTCATGCTCACTTTATTTGGTGGTTTTGTTGCTGACACTTTTCTCGGAAG GTATCTTACAATTGGTATCTTTGCCACTGTTCAAGCAATG GGTGTTACAATCTTGACCATTTCCACCATAATCCCAAGCCTACGGCCACCAAAATGTGAACAAGTTGGTAGCTCATCATGCATCCCCGCAAATAGCAAACAACTTATGGTCCTATACATTGCCCTATACATGACGGCGCTCGGCACCGGCGGCCTAAAATCGAGCGTCTCCGGCTTTGGCACCGACCAATTCGACGATGctgacaaaaaagaaaaaggtcaaaTGATAAAATTCTTCGATTggttctttttctttattaatgTAGGCTCGCTCGGTGCTGTTACAGTATTGGTGTATATTCAAGATAATTTGGGAAGAGAATGGGGTTATGGAATATGTGCATGTGCTATTGTAATTGGACTTGTTGTGTTCTTATCTGGGACAAGAAAATATAGGTTCAAGAAACTTGTGGGGAGTCCATTGACACAAATTGCTTCAGTTATTGTGGTTGCTTGGAAAAAAAGACATTTGGAATTACTTTCAGATTCTTCACTTCTCTTTGAAATTGATGATATTTTTGgtgaaggaaataaaaaaaacaagcAAAAGTTGCCTCATAGCAAGGAATACCG ATTCTTGGACAAGGCAGCAATTAAAGAAGATCATGATCTTGAATCTAATGGCACTAACGTTGTAATCAACAAGTGGAAATTAGCAACCTTAACCGATGTTGAAGAAGTAAAATTATTAATCAGAATGTTACCAACTTGGGCCACAACTATTATGTTCTGGACTGTCTATGCACAAATGACCACATTTTCTGTGTCACAAGCTACAACAATGGATCGTCACATTGGAACCTTTGAAATTCCACCGGCTTCACTCACCGTATTTTTCGTCGGAAGTATACTCTTGACCGTAATTTTCTACGATAGGGTTATCGTTCCCATTTGTCGTCGTTTCATGAATAAACCTCATGGACTTACCCCATTACAAAGAATTTTCACAGGGCTAGTTCTTTCAATTTTGGCCATGATAGCCGCTGCCCTAACGGAGGTTAAGAGGCTAAAAGTGGCACATTTGCATGGATTGACCAATGATGCAAATGCTACAATTCCTTTGAGTGTATTTTGGCTAGTTCCGCAATTCTTGCTAGTGGGGGCAGGTGAAGCATTTACATATATTGGCCAACTTGATTTTTTCTTAAGGGAATGTCCAAAAGGAATGAAGACAATGAGTACAGGGCTGTTTTTGAGTACACTTGCATTGGGGTTTTTCTTTAGTTCAATTTTGGTTACAATTGTGCATGTTGTGACTGGGACAACAAATCCATGGCTAGCTGATAATTTGAACCAAGGGAGGTTATATGATTTCTATTGGCTTTTGGCTATATTGAGTGTGTTGAATTTGATGTTTTTCTTGTACTTTTCAAGAAAATATGTGTACAAGGAGAAGAGACTTGCTGAAATGGGGATTGAATTGGAAGATGATGGACCGGTTTGTCATTGA
- the LOC138882621 gene encoding uncharacterized protein, with protein MIEIVHKDGEPKKSSKSVMMIWASESNLVKASDSTKAMPLTVEGMTEKPSSLNSKPPVLVVKGLSKDIGARPESSKVVVPGISRKEIKEEVNETGGLTRSGRCFTPEELRKAKPFKDSPMPVKKSVTEEEAEEFLKKMKGLDEDLNEAHVPDKITVNHLEKIAGRIFEANRITFSDDKLPMEGTKHNRALYLTVKCEDSVVSRVLADNGSSENICPMSTLQKLKIGTERIHLNSVCVRGFDRGGPVEFTMEFQVLDVAVFYNILLGRPWIHAAKAVPSSLHQMVKFEWDTQEIVVHGDEDLSACNDTIVPFIEAEDDKGPWVYQTFKTVSVEKIPEGKCILGPKLSSASVMVANEMLKNSFVSGKGLGSSLQGIVHPARPSGNPGTFGLGFMPTEKDVKRVKNLKQKVWSLPKPVPHISKSFVKLGAEKPPTSSIPKPVVDVDEELINRFQSLFEEVNMVEVGEGSSKANVQLVGPNVKLSNWEATPLPTRKEFCSFYAGCKYDEEAAFEEISKELKQFEEKPKPNLSKTKAINLGDQNDVRETKISVHLESQVKEEIIKILFEYKDVFAWSYDDISGLSTDLIVHKLPTDPAFPPVKQKLRKFTTDMSVKIKEEITKQLTAKSKKQFDHVKDLRKFFQRLRRYNIKLNPAKCAFGVPSGKLLGFVVSRRGIELDPSKIKAIQEIPPPRTKQR; from the exons atgattgaaatagttcaCAAGGATGGGGAGCCCAAAAAGTCTTCTAAGTCCGTCATGATGATTTGGGCCAGTGAAAGCAATTTGGTTAAAGCTTCAGACTCTACCAAAGCAATGCCCTTGACAGTTGAAGGGATGACAGAAAAGCCGAGCTCACTCAATTCGAAACCACCAGTGTTGGTCGTGAAAGGGCTGTCGAAAGATATCGGGGCAAGGCCAGAAAGTTcaaaagtggtagtaccagggatTTCAA gaaaagaaataaaggaagaaGTCAATGAAACTGGAGGATTGACTCGTTCTGGGAGATGTTTCACCCCAGAAGAATTAAGGAAAGCCAAGCCATTCAAAGATAGCCCAATGCCAGTAAAGAAATCAGTCACTGAGGAAGaagctgaggagttcctgaaaaagatgaaa GGTCTTGATGAAGAtttgaatgaggcacatgttcctgataagatcacagtgaaccacttggaaaagatagctggcAGGATCTTCGAAGCAAATAGGATCACTTTCTCGGACGATAAACTTCCTATGGAGGGTACAAAACACAACCGAGCTCTTTATCTcacggtgaagtgtgaagattctGTTGTCTCAAGGGTTTTGGCTGATAATGGCTCTAGTGAGAATATTTGTCCCATGTCTACTCTACAAAAACTGAAGATTGGCACCGAAAGAATCCACTTGAACAGTGTGTGTGTTCGAGGCTTTGATAGGGGAG GGCCTGttgagtttaccatggaattccaagtgttagatGTGGCTGTCTTCTACAATATATTGTTGGGCAGGCCCTGGATACATGCTGCTAAGGCAGTCCCGTCTTCTCtacaccaaatggtgaagtttgaatgggacacgcaggaaatagttgtgcatggtgATGAGGACTTGTCAGCTTGTAATGACACAATTGTTCCGTTCATCGaagctgaagatgataagggaccttggGTCTATCAGACTTTCAAAACAGTGTCTGttgagaaaattcctgaaggaaaatgcattcTTGGTCCTAAGCTATCCTCCGCGTCCGTCATGGTTgcgaatgaaatgttgaagaatagTTTTGtgtcgggcaagggtttgggctcATCTCTGCAGGGTATTGTGCATCCAGCGCGCCCTAGTGGGAATCCTggcacatttggtttgggattcatgcccacagagaaggacgtgaaaagggttaaaaatctAAAACAGAAGGTATGGTCGCTCCCCAAGCCCGTCCCACACATAtctaagtcttttgtcaagcTAGGGGCCGAAAAGCCTCCAACCTCCTCAATCCCAAAACCTGTGGTCGATGTTGATGAAGAGCTGATCAATAGGTTCCAAAGTCTGTTCGAAGAAgtcaacatggtagaagttggtgaaGGCTCTAGTAAAGCAAATGTGCAGCTCGTTGGCCCAAACGTGAAgcttagcaattgggaagctactcctctccccaccaggaaggagttttg ttctttttatgctggttgca aatatgatgaagaagcagcatttgaggaaatcagtaaagagctaaaacaatttgaagaaaaaccaaagcctaattTGAGTAAGAccaaagcaatcaatttaggggaccagaatgatgttagggaaaccaagataagtgtgcatTTAGAATCACAAGTTAAGGAGGAAATAATCAAAatattgtttgagtacaaagatgtctttgcatggtcatatgatgatatatcgggcctgagcactgatctgatagttcataaattgccaactgatccggcattccctcctgtcaagcaaaagttgcgaAAGTTCacgactgatatgagtgtgaagatcaaagaagaaatcacaaagcagcttactgcaaag tcaaagaagcagtTTGACCATGTCAAGGacctgaggaagtttttccaaaggctccgcaggtacaatatCAAGCTCAATCcagcgaaatgtgcatttggtgtcccgTCTGGGAAACTGCTAGGATTCGTGGTCAGTCGACGTggtattgagttagacccgtcgaagatcaaagccattcaagagatACCACCAccaagaacaaaacagaggtga
- the LOC138882620 gene encoding uncharacterized protein, translating to MCVDKVDRDEKPGWKLFFDGAANMKGVGVGAVLISETGQHYSVTAQLRFYCTNNMAEYEACILGLRLAVDMGVQEILVLGDSDLSVEFRHIPRIHNEIADALATLASILHHLDKAYVDPVHIQVRDQHAYCNMVEEEIDGEPWFHDVKEYIRSGVYPVHATGD from the exons aTGTGTGTCGACAAGGTTGACCGAGatgaaaagccaggttggaaactcttctttgatggagctgctaacatgaagggCGTCGGAGTAGGGGCTGTACTTATatctgaaacagggcaacactacTCTGTAACAGCCcagcttcgattttattgcactaacaatatggccgagtatgaagcatgcatcctaggtttgaggttagctgtagacatgggagTCCAGGAAATACTGGTTCTGGGAGATTCAGATTT GTCGGTTGAATTTAGACATATTCCTaggattcataatgagattgctgatgccttggctactctggcgtcaatatTACATCATCTggacaaggcttatgttgaccccgtgcatatccaagttcgtgatcaacatgcttattgtaatatggtggaagaagaaatagatggcgaaccttggttccacgatgtcaaggaatacatcaggtcAGGGGTATATCCAGTACATGCTACAGGTGACTAA
- the LOC138882619 gene encoding uncharacterized protein yields MAAPWPFVAWGMDVIGPVEPTTSNGHRFILVAIDYFTKWVEAVIITDNTANLNSHLMKEVFQQFKIIHRNSTPYRPKANGAVEAANKNIKKILRATPYLLVYGTEAVIPAEVEIPSLQIVAEAEIDDD; encoded by the exons atggctgcaccttggccctttgttgcttggggcatggatgtcattggaccagtTGAGCCAACAACgtcaaacgggcataggtttattctggtggccattgattactttaccaagtgggtcgaagct gtgatcatcacagacaatactgctaatctcaacagtcatttgatgaaagaggtattcCAACAGTTCAAGATCATTCATCGGAACTCCACTccgtatcgccccaaggcaaatggagctgttgaggctgctaacaagaacataaagaagatacttc gtgcaactccttatctattggtatatggaactgaagcagttatacctgcagaagttgagattccatccCTTCAGATCGTTGcagaagctgaaattgatgatgattag